Proteins encoded within one genomic window of Anastrepha ludens isolate Willacy chromosome 4, idAnaLude1.1, whole genome shotgun sequence:
- the LOC128862216 gene encoding uncharacterized protein LOC128862216, whose product MLLLSPAVNYWTTLLNFIIQKYFIDSHATCILWHRDFPFELQTPADSEFIQYINIWPDNLSQSLQQDIYNFTAFNEIQRDYGMQLDALVQKLTIAIRESHCESFIAFQQDIPVFTRSFYNASRISVWRSLRNKFLFVYRKDLQQDTGTAAYFDDFLFIDQPNILIVEAECGNCSMLALKTNKFIGPLAEHPEQLYVLDHYNALSDKFELGVDLYMDKIKDLQGREVTAGVFDYRPFSVLDFNREPQVKDNNPENLRGTVHLDGTEVRMLFALCEVINCTVQADSSDKTDWGTSYANLTGDGLFGLITERKSEYIVGALYFWPDDYRYLDMSHFIGRSGVTCLVPAPQRLTSWLLPFRPFQFTLWMGVFASLLLETLALFFTRRLAPSDNEPHYSLLESFQFGYITTLKLFVSQGSDYVVNSNTVRTVLFACYMMDTIVTSVYGGGLSAILTLPTMEEASDSVERLYRHGIPWTATSPDWVISFRGEGDDIDPMVEKLLSNYHVYTYEQLTEMAKTENMGFILERLAFGHFGNVGFLTDESFKRLKLMVDDIYFQYCFVFVPRLWALLSKLNDVILEVHSTGLDIFWEWEVGAHYMDGQQQEEIQASMYMDFDVGPVKLDMDNFVGLVLPLLIGLILSAFAFIGELIYFKYTTQKKEKNTEIEERRISELKIA is encoded by the exons atgttgctgctgTCACCTGCAGTCAACTATTGGACTACGCTACTCAATTTCATaa tacaaaagtattttattgACTCTCACGCCACCTGTATCCTGTGGCATCGCGATTTTCCATTTGAATTGCAAACACCAGCCGATAGCGAATtcatacaatacataaatatttggccTGATAATTTGTCACAGTCCTTGCAGCAGGATATTTACAATTTCACAGCGTTCAACGAAATTCAGCGAGACTATGGCATGCAACTGGATGCTTTGGTGCAAAAATTGACCATAGCCATACGAGAATCGCATTGTGAG TCTTTCATCGCCTTTCAGCAGGACATACCAGTGTTTACGCGCAGCTTCTACAATGCCAGCAGAATATCGGTTTGGCGCTCGCTGCGCAATAAATTTCTATTTGTCTACCGTAAGGACTTGCAACAGGACACTGGCACTGCGGCATACTTCGATGACTTTCTTTTCATAG ATCAACCAAATATTTTAATAGTCGAAGCTGAGTGTGGCAATTGCTCAATGCTTGCACTGAAAACTAATAAATTCATTGGACCGCTGGCCGAACATCCGGAGCAATTGTATGTATTGGATCATTACAACGCTTTGAGTGACAAATTTGAGCTTGGTGTGGATTTGTATATGGATAAAATTAAGGATTTACAGGGACGGGAAGTGACTGCTGGCGTATTCGATTATCGGCCGTTCTCCGTCTTAGATTTT AATCGCGAGCCTCAAGTAAAGGATAATAATCCTGAGAATCTACGTGGCACTGTACACCTGGACGGTACCGAAGTACGAATGCTATTCGCGCTCTGCGAGGTCATAAACTGCACTGTGCAAGCAGATTCGT CTGATAAAACTGATTGGGGTACATCGTATGCAAATCTGACAGGCGATGGATTATTTGGATTGATAACGGAAAGAAAGTCTGAATATATTGTGGGGGCCCTGTATTTTTG GCCCGATGACTACCGCTACTTAGATATGTCCCATTTTATTGGACGCTCTGGCGTTACTTGCTTAGTACCGGCACCACAGCGCCTAACCAGTTGGCTCTTACCATTTCGGCCATTTCAATTTACACTCTGGATGGGTGTATTTGCCAGCTTATTACTTGAGACGCTGGCACTCTTTTTCACACGCCGTTTGGCGCCATCCGACAACGAACCTCACTACAGTTTACTAGAGAGTTTTCAATTTGGCTATATTACTACGCTGAAACTATTCGTGTCGCAGGGTTCAGACTATGTAGTCAACTCGAACACGGTACGTACGGTGCTCTTCGCCTGTTACATGATGGATACGATTGTGACCAGCGTCTATGGTGGTGGACTATCGGCAATATTGACGTTGCCAAC AATGGAGGAAGCTTCTGACTCAGTCGAGCGTTTGTATAGGCATGGTATTCCTTGGACGGCAACATCACCTGATTGGGTAATCTCTTTTAGAGGTGAAGGAGATGATATTGAT CCGATGGTTGAGAAATTGTTGAGTAACTATCACGTCTATACTTATGAACAACTAACAGAAATGGCTAAAACTGAGAATATGGGATTTATCTTGGAGCGATTAGCATTTG GTCACTTTGGCAACGTTGGTTTCCTCACCGATGAATCTTTTAAGCGTCTCAAGCTTATGGTAGACGATATCTACTttcaatattgttttgtttttgtgccacGTCTCTGGGCCTTACTTTCGAAATTGAATGATGTAATATTGGAAGTTCACTCCACTGGCTTGGACATTTTCTGGGAGTGGGAAGTAGGCGCTCATTATATGGATGGACAACAGCAAGAAGAAATTCAAGCTTCAATGTATATGGACTTCGATGTGGGTCCAGTCAAATTGGATATGGATAATTTTGTAGGTCTTGTATTGCCGTTGCTGATAGGTTTGATATTAAGTGCTTTTGCATTTATCGGAGAGTTGATTTACTTCAAGTATACTACAcagaaaaaggagaaaaatacGGAGATCGAAGAAAGAAGGATAAGTGAATTAAAAATAGCATAA